Proteins found in one Brachypodium distachyon strain Bd21 chromosome 5, Brachypodium_distachyon_v3.0, whole genome shotgun sequence genomic segment:
- the LOC100841298 gene encoding cytochrome P450 93G1, with protein sequence MAMAASSMEQLLQVDPAMATYSILAIALVTAVLVLINRIGGNGAGKQRRHGLPPSPRRLPVIGHLHLLRPPVHRTFQELASGLGAPLMHIRLGSTHCLVASSAAAATELIRSHEGKISERPLTAVARQFAYGSDSGFAFAPYGPHWRAMKRLCMSELLGPRTVELLRPVRRAGLVSLLHTVIRKSPEPVDLTAELIRMSNASIIRMMASTVPGSVTEEAQALVKAVAELVGAFNVEDYIAVCRGWDLQGLGKRAADVHRRFDALLEDMIAHKEEARAAKKAIRGEDDQEPETKKTMAESKDLIDILLDKMEDENAAEETKLTREKIKAFTIDVVTAGSDTSAAMVEWMLAELMNHPECLRKVRDEIDAVVGSNRITGEADIANLPYLQAAYKETLRLRPAAPIAHRQSTEDMELATGGCFTVPVGTAVFINLWAIGRDPEHWGQTALEFRPERFMLGGESEKLEPRGQHFQYLPFGSGRRGCPGMGLALQSVPAVVAALVQCFHWTVVPKAGEEKAVIDMEESDGLVRARKHPLLLRASPRLNPFPAVV encoded by the exons ATGGCAATGGCGGCGTCCAGCAtggagcagctgctgcaggtCGACCCAGCAATGGCCACTTACTCCATCCTCGCCATCGCACTCGTCACAGCAGTTCTAGTCCTGATCAACAGAATCGGCGGCAACGGCGCCGggaagcagcggcggcatGGTCTGCCGCCGAGTCCCCGGAGGCTGCCGGTGATCGGGCACCTCCACCTGCTCCGTCCCCCCGTGCACCGCACCTTCCAGGAGCTGGCTTCCGGCTTGGGCGCCCCGCTGATGCACATCCGGCTCGGCTCCACGCACTGCCTGGTggccagctccgccgccgccgccaccgagctCATCCGCTCCCACGAGGGGAAAATCTCGGAGCGGCCACTGACGGCCGTGGCCCGGCAGTTCGCCTACGGCTCCGACTCCGGCTTCGCCTTCGCGCCCTACGGCCCGCACTGGCGCGCCATGAAGCGCCTCTGCATGTCCGAGCTCCTCGGCCCCCGCACCGTCGAGCTCCTCCGCCccgtccgccgcgccggcctAGTCTCACTGCTCCACACCGTGATCCGCAAGTCGCCGGAGCCGGTGGATCTGACGGCGGAGCTGATCCGGATGTCGAACGCGTCCATCATCCGGATGATGGCGAGCACGGTGCCCGGGAGCGTCACGGAGGAGGCGCAGGCGCTGGTGAAGGCCGTGgcggagctcgtcggcgcatTCAACGTAGAGGACTACATCGCCGTGTGCCGCGGGTGGGACCTGCAGGGGTTAGGGAAGCGGGCCGCCGACGTGCACCGGAGGTTCGACGCGCTGCTGGAGGACATGATCGCGCACAAGGAGGAAGCCAGGGCGGCCAAGAAGGCTATTCGGGGAGAAGATGACCaggagccggagacgaagaagacgatggCGGAGAGCAAGGACTTGATTGATATCTTGCTGGACAAGATGGAGGACGAGAACGCGGCCGAGGAGACcaagctcaccagggagaagATCAAAGCCTTCACCATC GACGTGGTGACGGCCGGGTCGGACACGTCGGCGGCGATGGTGGAGTGGATGCTGGCAGAGCTGATGAACCACCCGGAGTGCCTCCGCAAGGTGCGCGATGAGATCGACGCCGTCGTCGGAAGCaacaggatcaccggcgaggcaGACATAGCGAACCTTCCCTACCTGCAGGCGGCGTACAAGGAGACGCTGCGGCTCCGGCCCGCGGCGCCCATCGCGCACCGGCAGTCGACGGAGGACATGGAGCTCGCCACGGGCGGCTGCTTCACGGTGCCGGTGGGCACGGCGGTGTTCATCAACCTGTGGGCCATCGGGCGTGACCCGGAGCACTGGGGGCAGACGGCGCTGGAGTTCAGGCCGGAGCGGTTCATGCTCGGCGGGGAGAGCGAGAAGCTCGAGCCGCGCGGGCAGCATTTCCAGTACCTGCCGTTcgggagcgggcggcgcgggtgccCCGGCATGGGGCTCGCGCTCCAGTCCGTGCCGGCCGTTGTCGCCGCGCTCGTGCAGTGCTTCCACTGGACCGTCGTCCCCAAAGCCGGCGAAGAGAAGGCGGTGATCGACATGGAGGAGTCGGACGGGCTGGTGCGCGCGCGCAAGCacccgctgctgctccgcgcCTCGCCGCGGCTCAACCCTTTCCCGGCCGTCGTCTAA
- the LOC100841603 gene encoding protein MRG1 isoform X1 has translation MGGSSNTTTSGGKDKDKGGKDSPAAFMEGDRVLAYHGPLLYEAKVQKTENREDEWRYFVHYLGWNKNWDEWVASDRLLKLSEDNVRKQQELQKNQTVDKTIKSGRSAQHNPKGSNAEPKADKEDTKVLVKGKKRKNQLGAEEKERRSSESPLMSQFPLTLKKQLVDDWEFVTQLGKLVKLPRSPSVDDILKKYLEHRVKKDNKISDSYAEITRGLRCYFDKALPAMLLYKKEQKQYKDEIKGDFSPSTIYGAEHLLRLFVKLPELLASVNMEEDALNKLQQKLLDILKFLQRNQGSFFLSAYDSDSKGADGVKNK, from the exons ATGGGGGGCAGCTCCAACACAACCACGAGCGGCGGCAAGGACAAGGACAAGGGGGGCAAGGACTCGCCGGCGGCCTTCATGGAGGGCGACCGGGTGCTCGCCTACCACGGCCCGCTCCTCTACGAGGCCAAG GTtcaaaaaactgaaaatcgGGAGGATGAGTGGCGATATTTCGTCCATTATCTT GGCTGGAATAAGAA CTGGGATGAGTGGGTTGCAAGTGATCGTTTGCTGAAATTGTCTGAGGATAATGTGCGCAAACAACAAGAGCTTCAGAAGAATCAGACAGTTGACAAAACCATCAAGTCTGGACGTTCAGCACAGCATAACCCAAAAGGCTCTAATG CAGAACCAAAAGCCGATAAAGAGGACACGAAGGTTCTTG TCAAGGGGAAGAAGCGCAAGAATCAGCTTGGTGCTGAG GAAAAGGAACGAAGGTCATCAGAGAGTCCACTGATGTCACAATTTCCTTTAACACTGAAGAAACAACTTGTTGATGATTGGGAGTTTGTCACGCAGCTGGGTAAG CTTGTAAAACTACCTCGATCCCCCTCCGTTGATGATATTCTAAAGAAGTATTTGGAGCACCGGGTAAAGAAGGATAACAA GATAAGTGACTCTTATGCTGAGATCACGAGAGGATTACGCTGTTACTTTGATAAAGCATTGCCTGCAATGCTTTTATATAAGAAAGAGCAAAAGCAGTATAAGGATGAAATTAAAGGTGACTTTTCACCCTCTACTATATATGGAGCTGAGCATCTACTGCGCCTGTTTG TGAAATTGCCAGAGCTACTTGCTTCTGTTAATATGGAAGAAGATGCACTCAACAAGCTACAGCAGAAATTGCTGGACATTCTCAA GTTTCTGCAGAGGAATCAGGGTTCGTTCTTCCTTTCTGCATACGATAGTGATTCTAAAGGCGCCGATGGAGTGAAGAACAAGTAG
- the LOC100841603 gene encoding protein MRG1 isoform X2, which yields MGGSSNTTTSGGKDKDKGGKDSPAAFMEGDRVLAYHGPLLYEAKVQKTENREDEWRYFVHYLGWNKNWDEWVASDRLLKLSEDNVRKQQELQKNQTVDKTIKSGRSAQHNPKGSNEPKADKEDTKVLVKGKKRKNQLGAEEKERRSSESPLMSQFPLTLKKQLVDDWEFVTQLGKLVKLPRSPSVDDILKKYLEHRVKKDNKISDSYAEITRGLRCYFDKALPAMLLYKKEQKQYKDEIKGDFSPSTIYGAEHLLRLFVKLPELLASVNMEEDALNKLQQKLLDILKFLQRNQGSFFLSAYDSDSKGADGVKNK from the exons ATGGGGGGCAGCTCCAACACAACCACGAGCGGCGGCAAGGACAAGGACAAGGGGGGCAAGGACTCGCCGGCGGCCTTCATGGAGGGCGACCGGGTGCTCGCCTACCACGGCCCGCTCCTCTACGAGGCCAAG GTtcaaaaaactgaaaatcgGGAGGATGAGTGGCGATATTTCGTCCATTATCTT GGCTGGAATAAGAA CTGGGATGAGTGGGTTGCAAGTGATCGTTTGCTGAAATTGTCTGAGGATAATGTGCGCAAACAACAAGAGCTTCAGAAGAATCAGACAGTTGACAAAACCATCAAGTCTGGACGTTCAGCACAGCATAACCCAAAAGGCTCTAATG AACCAAAAGCCGATAAAGAGGACACGAAGGTTCTTG TCAAGGGGAAGAAGCGCAAGAATCAGCTTGGTGCTGAG GAAAAGGAACGAAGGTCATCAGAGAGTCCACTGATGTCACAATTTCCTTTAACACTGAAGAAACAACTTGTTGATGATTGGGAGTTTGTCACGCAGCTGGGTAAG CTTGTAAAACTACCTCGATCCCCCTCCGTTGATGATATTCTAAAGAAGTATTTGGAGCACCGGGTAAAGAAGGATAACAA GATAAGTGACTCTTATGCTGAGATCACGAGAGGATTACGCTGTTACTTTGATAAAGCATTGCCTGCAATGCTTTTATATAAGAAAGAGCAAAAGCAGTATAAGGATGAAATTAAAGGTGACTTTTCACCCTCTACTATATATGGAGCTGAGCATCTACTGCGCCTGTTTG TGAAATTGCCAGAGCTACTTGCTTCTGTTAATATGGAAGAAGATGCACTCAACAAGCTACAGCAGAAATTGCTGGACATTCTCAA GTTTCTGCAGAGGAATCAGGGTTCGTTCTTCCTTTCTGCATACGATAGTGATTCTAAAGGCGCCGATGGAGTGAAGAACAAGTAG
- the LOC100841909 gene encoding formin-like protein 18, translated as MRWPRSRLKWLLSACLISLLLLTLTDCDGLRLVAAVRKNSLWPPPSPPPSLPSRIGDELVEQLWVNCGLDRIVLHSVKNQSYYTYLCNIISNSYRTNEKIKERMTTTLSAEVANTFLDCLSEHSFPLPRGVSGNKQEDDEESGIPSSNNFSPPFSSRRRYLLEQTSTTQYSLSQPEKVAITSVLSSEAETRPLVTTIKKSSKSGAADDDSGSTVVLAVGAIALVAIIGLVFWACRGSEDLTSPYDDKPLLSLSDLSGSSRKSCATPIDVSRLGALPRSPSSESKQTDEFSSVQPSRKLHTAQPSRKLKSAGAMSMKQELIERHSRMASHEITTIAGQPTVANSTAEKAGVSSATSSTVAPAGPPPPPLPDFHQKATPPPPPNPQAPGTPPPPPAPGVPPPPPPPGAPAPPPPPPPGAPARASAPPPPPGAPAPAPAPAPPPPPPGAPAPPPPPGAAAAPAAPVPPPKPGAAPSPGPPPPPAPRAAGAGPGPPPPPLKGGPPGAGPPPPAMPGGPKGRGPPPLKKAGGAPPIADSSKTKLKPFFWDKVTASADQAMVWDQIKAGSFQFNEEMIETLFGCNPVDKKGNDGKKEPAKEVPQFVRILDPKKAQNLAISLKALSISAEDVRIAVTEGHELPSDLIQTLLRWTPTSDEELRLRLYTGEMTQLGPAEQFLKTIIDIPYIFQRLEVLLLMASLPEEAAGVKQSFETLEVACQELRYSRLFKKLLEAVLKTGNRMNDGTFRGGAQAFKLDTLLKLADVKGLDGKTTLLHFVVQEIIRSEGVRAVRAAKEQNSSISSVSSTDDLTEDVSDDTEHYKQLGLNVVSSLGDDLQNVRKAAILDADALTITVASLGHRLVKANEFLNTGLKSLDEESGFQCKLVQFIEQTQVQVTHLLEEEKKLRALVRSTVDYFHGSTGKDEGLRLFVVVRDFLAILDRVCREVKEAAAKAAAEKKKAAAAAAPAPAARGKQPSQSSLSFRDPRQHLKPAIQGRRAKAQSSSSSSDSDD; from the exons ATGAGGTGGCCGAGGAGCAGATTGAAATGGCTCCTCAGCGCATGCCTCATTTCTCTCCTGCTCCTCACGCTCACAGACTGTGACGGGCTGCGGCTCGTCGCCGCAGTCAGGAAGAACTCATTGTGGCCACCACCATCTCCCCCTCCATCTCTTCCAAGCCGAATAGGTGATGAATTG GTGGAACAATTATGGGTGAATTGTGGTTTAGACAGGATAGTTCTTCACAGTGTTAAAAATCAGTCTTATTACACCTATCTATGCAACATTATCAGCAATTCATACAGAACAAATGAAAAGATCAAGGAACGAATGACCACTACTTTGTCAGCAGAAGTTGCCAATACTTTTCTGGACTGCTTAAGTGAGCATAGTTTCCCTTTACCACGAGGTGTCTCTGGGAACAAGCAGGAGGATGACGAAGAGTCAGGAATTCCCAGCTCCAATAATTTCAGTCCCCCTTtttcatcaagaagaagataTCTACTTGAACAAACTTCAACAACACAATATTCTTTGTCACAGCCAGAAAAAGTTGCAATTACGAGTGTTTTGTCTTCCGAAGCAGAGACTCGTCCACTAGTCACAACTATTAAAAAGTCTTCTAAATCAGGGGCAGCGGACGATGATTCTGGTTCTACTGTTGTCTTGGCAGTCGGTGCTATCGCATTGGTGGCTATTATCGGTCTGGTCTTCTGGGCTTGCCGTGGAAGCGAAGATTTAACATCACCATATGATGATAAACCACTCCTGAGTTTGAGCGACCTATCAG GTTCTTCTCGTAAGTCTTGCGCTACCCCGATCGATGTCAGTAGGTTGGGAGCATTGCCACGCAGTCCATCATCTGAGAGCAAACAGACAGATGAATTTTCATCGGTACAGCCATCCAGGAAGTTGCATACAGCACAGCCATCCAGGAAGTTGAAGTCAGCAGGAGCGATGTCAATGAAGCAAGAACTGATCGAGAGACACAGCAGGATGGCCTCGCACGAAATAACGACCATCGCTGGACAACCAACAGTCGCTAACTCCACAGCAGAGAAGGCTGGAGTTTCTTCTGCTACCAGCAGCACAGTTGCACCTGCAggtccaccaccaccaccacttcCAGATTTTCATCAGAAGGCtactccacctcctcctccaaatCCACAGGCTCCTGGCacaccacctccaccacctgcACCCGGTGtaccacctccaccaccaccaccaggtgcacctgcaccaccaccaccaccaccaccaggtgCCCCTGCACGTGCAtctgcaccaccaccaccaccaggtgCCCCGGCACCTGCACCTGCacctgcaccaccaccaccgccaccaggtgcacctgcaccaccaccaccaccaggcgcagcagcagcaccagcagctcCAGTACCACCTCCAAAGCCAGGCGCTGCACCTTCTCCagggccaccaccacctcctgctccaagggctgccggagccggacctggacctccaccaccaccgctaAAAGGTGGACCACCTGGAGCTGGACCTCCGCCACCAGCAATGCCTGGTGGTCCAAAAGGACGTGGACCGCCGCCGCTTAAGAAGGCAGGAGGTGCACCTCCAATTGCAGATTCTTCAAAAACAAAGTTGAAACCCTTCTTCTGGGATAAAGTCACTGCAAGTGCAGATCAAGCAATGGTGTGGGATCAAATTAAAGCAGGATCCTTCCA GTTTAATGAGGAGATGATCGAAACTCTTTTTGGTTGCAACCCTGTTGACAAGAAAGGTAATGATGGCAAAAAGGAGCCAGcaaaggaggttcctcaattTGTTAGGATACTCGATCCTAAAAAGGCACAAAATTTAGCAATATCACTGAAGGCACTCAGCATTTCAGCTGAAGATGTACGTATAGCAGTTACAGAAG GGCACGAACTCCCCTCCGATTTGATACAAACCTTGCTAAGGTGGACTCCAACTAGCGATGAGGAGCTACGGCTTCGACTATATACCGGAGAGATGACTCAACTTGGTCCTGCAGAGCAATTCTTGAAGACCATCATTGACATCCCTTACATTTTCCAGCGCCTGGAGGTGCTGCTTTTGATGGCCAGTTTGCCGGAAGAGGCTGCGGGTGTAAAACAGTCATTTGAAACCTTAGAG GTGGCCTGCCAAGAGCTTAGGTACAGCCGTCTTTTCAAGAAGCTACTGGAGGCGGTACTTAAAACAGGCAACCGGATGAATGATGGTACCTTTCGAGGGGGAGCGCAGGCCTTCAAACTTGACACCCTTCTGAAGCTTGCTGATGTTAAGGGGCTAGATGGCAAGACAACGCTGCTGCATTTCGTCGTCCAGGAGATCATCCGCTCGGAGGGTGTCCGCGCTGTGCGGGCTGCAAAGGAGCAGAACAGCAGCATCTCAAGTGTGAGCAGTACCGACGATCTCACCGAGGATGTCAGCGACGACACAGAGCACTACAAGCAGTTGGGCCTTAATGTGGTTTCCAGCCTGGGGGATGACCTCCAGAACGTCCGCAAGGCAGCAATCTTGGACGCGGATGCGCTAACCATCACGGTGGCGAGCCTAGGGCATAGGCTGGTGAAGGCGAACGAGTTCCTGAACACGGGCCTGAAGAGCTTGGACGAAGAAAGCGGGTTTCAGTGCAAGCTGGTCCAGTTCATAGAGCAGACCCAGGTGCAGGTGACCCACctgttggaggaggagaagaagctgcGGGCGCTGGTGCGCTCCACCGTGGATTACTTCCACGGCAGCACCGGAAAGGACGAGGGCCTGCGTCTGTTTGTCGTCGTGCGTGATTTCCTGGCGATTCTGGACAGGGTGTGCAGGGAGGTGAAAGAGGCAGCAGCCAAAGCAGCCgctgaaaaaaagaaggcagcggcagcagcagcaccagcgccAGCGGCAAGGGGCAAGCAGCCATCGCAGTCATCGCTCTCCTTCCGCGACCCTCGGCAGCATCTGAAGCCGGCGATCCAAGGCCGGAGGGCCAAGGCACAAagcagctccagctcctctGATTCTGATGACTGA